The DNA segment GCTGATAGGCCGCCGTCTTCGCCGCGGCATCCTTCAGGATCTCCCGATGCTTCGGGTCCAGGCCCTCCAGCCACTTGGCGTTGGCGATCACCAGTGCGGGCTCGTAGGTATGCCCCGTCATGGAAATGTACTTCTGGACCTCGTAGAACTTCATGGAGTAGATCGTGGCGATGGGGTTTTCCTCCCCATCCGTCACCTTCTGCTGAAGCGCCGTGTAGAGCTCGCCAAAGGGGATGGGCGTGGCGACGGCGCCCAGGCGCCGCATGAACTCGATCCATATCTTGGACTCCTGCACCCGGATCTTGAGGTCCTTCATGTCCGCGGGGACCTTGACGGGACGGACGTTGTTGGTCATGTTCCGGAACCCGACCTCCCAGAAGGAGAGGCTGGCAAAACCCTTCTTCAGCATGTACTCCGCAAGCTCCGACCCGATGGAACCGTCGAGAGCGGCGTAGACCTGCTCCCGTCCCGGGAACAGGAAGGGGATGCCGAAGACCTGAAGCTCGGGGACGAAGCCCGCCATGTTGCTCGCGGCGACGGCCCCTATCTCCACCGTCCCCATACGGACGCTCTCCGCCAGCTCACGCTCTCCCCCAAGCTGTCCCTGCGGGAAGATCGTGATCTGCATCTCGCCGCCCGAGGCCTCCTCGACCAGCTTCTTGAAATGTTCCGCCCCGATGTTGTACTGGTGCTCCAGACTGCCCGAATGAGCGAACTTGATGTTCACCGGCGCCGCAAACGCCGCGCTCCCCAACAGAGCGGCCCACATGACAACGAAAAATCCCGCCAACGTGCTCTTCTTCATCCGTCCTCATCCTTCCTGTTTTTGAGTCGTCAAAGCGCCGTACGCCTCCGGCGCCCTGTCCTTGAACACCGTAAGGAAACTTCTGGTCCTCGCCACCTCGTCCGTATCGATGGTGACGAAGCCCGCCTCCTCCCCTTCGCCGGCGCGGAAGAGGGTCTCTCCCTTCGGCCCCAGGATCATGGAGCGGCCGCCGAATCGGGTGCCGTCCGTCGTCCCGCATCGGTTGCAGGCCACGACGAACATCTGGTTCTCTATGGCCCGGGCCCGCAAAAGGGCCTCCCAATGGTCGATCCTCGAGGCGGGCCACTCCGCGCTGACGAAGAGGACCTCCGCCCCCTCGAGCGCGTAGAGCCGGACCCACTCGCAGAAGCGAATGTCGTAGCAAATGACACAACCGGCCCTCACTCCGGCGAGATCGAAGCGGCACGTCGTGCGCCCGGGGACGAAATATTTGTCCTCATCCATCAGGCGGATCAGGTGGGCCTTGTCGTAATGTGCCACGAGACGGCCCTGAGGGTCGATGACCTGCGCACGGTTGGCAAAACCTTCGGATGTGGAGGCCAGAACGGACCCGCCGACGAACCATACTCCGTACTCACGAGCCGCCGAGCCAAGGAACTCCGCCGCGCCGGCACCCTCCGGATCGGCAAGCTGCCCCGCCCGATCGAGCGCATAACCCACGTCCCAAATTTCAGGGACGGTGACGGCAGTAGGGAGTTCGGAGGGGACGAGCGCCGATGAAAGCCAGCGGCGGAGCGTTGCCCGGTTGCGCTCGCGATCTCCCAACGCGATGTCGAACTGCAATACGCCCACGCGGATTTTCACGGTTCCACCTCAATTCCTGTCCGGAAGAACCCGGACGGAGTACTCATGACGGATTTCCCGTTCAAGGACGGGGTCCTTCAGAGAAAGCACGTAATGGCTTCCGTAAATCAACCCCTCGCCCAACACCGGCAGCGTCCCGCTGAAGAGCGCGATGCGCCCGCCCGGCATGGGGGCGTCCCCGCACGCCAGCTCGAAGAGACGCTCCGGGGGCAGCATTTTTCCCAGGGCCCCCTCCTGATAGAGCTTGCCGTCATTCCAGACCCGCAGCTCTATGGAGTCCCAATGCTCCCTCACGTCATCGACCCTCCAGCAGACCGACCCGACGGTCTTGGAGCAGACCTGCTTGGCCTTGGCCACTGAAACGGTCTCAAGGGAACGATCCGTGTGGTCGCTTGCCACCGTGACATGCAGATTGCCTCCGGCGCAGCGCGCCAGAAAGACCTCGCCCTCACCCGAGGTCGAGCCCCCGACAACCCACAGGAGCCTGGAGGACGCCACGCGCTCCGGATCCACCCAATACATCGAGGGCACAGATTCCGGCGCGGGAACCCCTATCTTTCGCAGCTCCTCGACATGGGCCCGGACGCTCGCCTGATCCCGGCCGGTATACCCCGCCGCCACACAGACGTCCCACGTCAGGGCTATTTCGTGGGACGCACCGTCCTTTCGCAACACCACCGACTTCATCCGCACATTCGATCACCTCTCCCGTTCTGGGGGCGATGTCACGCCCCTCAGGCACTCCTTGTCGTGGAGCTTCCCTATCAAAATACTCTCCGTGGAATCCAGGTGTGCCCGAATGGCCGCCTTCACGGCACTCTTCCGTCTTTTCTCCAACGCCCCGAGGATCGCGCCGTGCTCGTCCAGGACGTCGTCGTACCGCTGTTCGTCCATGGCCAGCATGCCGAACCAGATCATGTCCTCGCTGACACAGCGCCAGAATTTCTGCAGATACTCGTTTCCAGACACGGCAAAAAAAGTCGAGTGGAAGGACTGATCCGTCGTAATGAAGGTGAAGAGATCGTCCCTTGCCTTGTGCATCGCGTTGGCAAGGTCCCTCATACGCCGGACCACCGTGCCGTCGAGCCCCCCGGCAAAGGCGAGGTCCACGGCATCATCCTCCAGCACCCGTCGCGCCAGAAAGAGTTTGCGCAAATTCAAGGTGGAGGCATCGCGCACCTGGATGTTCCTTCTCGCGTTCACCGTGAGCCAGCCCTCCTGGGAAAGACGCTGGATCGCCTCGCGGACGGGCGTACGGCTGACGTTGAACTTCTCCGCAAGCTGGCGTTCCTGAAGGATCGCCCCCGGAGGGTGGACCAGAGAGAGAATGTCCGTTTTTATCCTGGCGTAGACTCCGGAGGCGAGACAATCGTCCTTCATCGGCAAGCCCTCCGCTCATCTGGTATACCAGTTGCCCTCAAGAGTATAAGGGCGACGGACCGAGGGCGTCAAGGGGTTTCATTCCACAAACAGCCGGGAACAGACCGAGCCTCCGCCCCGTCTCCGGGGCAGGGGGAAGCCGGAAAACAAGAACGACCTTTTGAGGCCCCATTCGTCCGGCACCATGACTGCCCCCGCGCATCCCGACGCTTTTTCCGGCGATCCGCCGCGACGATCCCTCCGAAGGACGCTGTCCTTGTTCGTCCTTGTTCGTCCTTGTTCGTCCTTGTTCAATGATAATTGTAGCTACGCTGAACCTTCGCTCCACCCTATAAGTGGTCAGTGAAAAGGTCACCCCCCGCAGGACAGGTCTTTTTGGATAATACCGGCATGAAGCAGAAGCGAGCGGCGTTGTCGCAAAAAGATATCAAGCGCATCAAGGTCTTGGAGCTGGTGGTCAACGGGATGGTGACCAATCAGGAGGCTGCGGAGTCCTTAAAGCTCTGTCGGAGGCAGATCATCAGACTCGGGAAAAAGTACCTGGAACAAAGCGAAACAGGCATCGTTCACGGCAACAGAGGCAGACATCCTCTGCACAGGATTGGAGAGCACATCCGACTCAAAGTGCTCGGTCTCTACCGGGAGCGGAAGCTTTTCCTACAGGGGACAAACCTATGCCCCAACCACCCCTGGAAGCGCTCTTTCAGGAAAAACGATCACCCTATCTCGGGGCTGGGGGAAACAAAGGCGACATTTTCTCTGAACACTTGGAGGTGACTTTTTCTCTGGCTATTGACATCATACGGGTGTAAAGAAAGAGCCGCTCCTCCAAAAGATGGGAGCGGCTCTTTCTTTACACATTGGCGGAGAAAAACGCGCGGTTGCGCGGTTCGATGAGGTCCGTGCTACTTGTAGAGGTTGGCGGCGCTCATCTCCAGATATCCCTCGCCCCGATAGTCGGGAAACGCCTTCTTCATGGCCGCGACAAATTCTTCCTTCGTCCCGGAAGCGGTCAGGATCTCCTTGGTCTTCTCAAGGTAGGCGATCTTTTTGTCCAGGGCCTCCGGCTTCTCGGGGACATGATGCGAGGTCAGAATCAGCTCGTATCCCTTGCCCTTCATCTTGCGGAGGGCTTCGGCGAACGCCTCGATATGCCCCGCGCTGCCCAGAATGGAGTGGGTGTCGCCGCCCAGCATATGCAGATAAACGACCTTTGCGGAGGGGACCGCGATCGTCATGCCGGGCGCCGGGGCCGGGACATCGTCGTACTCCAGGGAAAAATCGATGCCTCCGATGCTGGCGTTCGGCCCCTCGAGGGACTGGTCGGGAACGACCACCTTTGAATCGAACCCCGGAACGCCCTTGGCGAAATTCTCGAACAGCGCGGCGGCCCTGCCGTCCTTGGCGAACTCCACGGCCGCCTTGCTGGCGTAGATGGGAATGCCTTTATAGTGGGACAGCCCCGCTCCGTGGTACGATACGATCACTGCCGCGAGGGGCTTGCCCAGCCCGTTGATGTACCGCTTCAGATCCTTCGCCGACTCCGGCATGGACTGGGGCTCCAGCAGGACGAGCTCCTTCTCCGTCTCGAACACGACGGAACCGTCCAGCATACCCTCCGCGGAGTTGTACGCGTGTACGGTCAATCCCGGCATCTCGAACTTCCCTATACTGCCCTTATAGCCCTCCGCGGCAAACGCGGTGCCTCCGAGTGCCATCACCATTCCTGCTGCCGCCAACACCTTAACGAACTCTACCATAGTCATCCTTCCTTTCTTTTTCCAAAGATTTCTCTTAAACGATGTCCTTATGGTGTGTCCGCCCCGGCGCGTGCCCCGGAAGCGGCCAACTCTATGCGTTTCGTCATCTCCGAAAGCTGCCGGCAGAACGCCTCTTTCTCCCTCTCGGAAGCGTCTCCCCACACCGTACGGCGCAGTTCCTCGGAGATGCGTTCGAACAGCGCCCGAAAAGCGATGCCTTTTTCCGTCAGGCAAAGAATCGTGACCCGGCTGTCGTTCTTATCCGCCTCCCTCCTTATATACCCGAGGGACTCGAGCTTGCGCGCCAGGACCGTAAGCGTGCTCTTGTCCCTGTTCACCCGATCGCAAACGGCTTTCATCGGCTGAGCCCCGCCTTCGTACAGCGCCACCAGCACGGCTCCGTGGGACGGCGCCAACCCTACGACCCCCTCCTCGGTCAAGCGGGCCATAAGGAACGTGTTGATGCCATTCCTCAAAAGGGCAATATTGTGTGCGATGTCGTCCCCAATTCTCATCATGAAGTCATTATAGTTTTATATAAAACCAATGTCAAGTCCTTCGAATTTTCCTGTTGTTGTTCAGTGATAGTTTTAGCTACGCTCAACCGTCTGTCCATCCTATAAAGTGTTCAGTGAAAAGGTCACCCTCCCCGCACGATGCCCTCGGCCACGCAAACAGGCTGCAGTCATGCTCCGGCAGACCGATGCCTCAAAGTTCGAGTGGTTCGGCAAGGGGAAGGGCTATGCTGCCCTCCACGCCTACATCGATGACGTCACCGGATGGGTCGTCGGCGCCTGGTTCACCAAGAACGAGAGCACCGCAGGTTATGTCGCCGCTCTCAGCATCGGCCTGGAACGGTATGGTCTGCCCATGGAGATTTACAGCGACAGGCACACGATTTTCCGTTCCCCTCAGAAATCCTCCGAAGAAGAGGGCGAAGAACGCTCCTTGAGCAACTTCGGACAGGGGTTGAAGGACTTTGGCATAGGCCAGATCTTTGCCCTCACCCCGAAGGCAAAGGGGCGCATCGAGCGCCTGTGGAACACCTTGCAGGACAGGCTGACCGGGGATCCGAGACTCCTCGGCATCAAAGACATAGATGGAGCCAACCCCCTTCGGGGACTCCGCAAGGTCCTGCCCAAGCTCATCGCAAAGCACAACGAGAAGTTTGCCGTTCTGCCCGCAGAACAGGAGACCGCCTACGTGAAGCCTGTGGAGAGGATCGATGTCGATTTCCTCTGCGCACGACGCCAAACGCGTAAAACAGACGGGGGCGGAAGCTTTTCCTACGGAGGACGAACCTATGTCCCCACCACCCCTGAGAAGCGCTCTTTCAGGAAAAACGCTCACCCTATCTCGGAACTGGGGGAAACAAAGGCGACATTTTCTCTGAATACTTAGGGGTGACCTTTTCTCTGGCTATTGACATCCCTCCGAAGGACGATTGCCCCGACGCCCGAAAAGCGTTATCCTATCCTCGGAAAAACCAACGCCGAGGGGGAAGCCATGGTCCATCTGCTGCTCGCCGTCATCTACCTGTCCTTCATCGGTCTGGGGCTGCCGGACTCGCTCCTGGGAGCAGCGTGGCCCAGCATGTACGAGGGACTGGCGGTCCCGGTGTCCTGCGCGGGCATCGTCTCCATGCTCATCTCCGGCTGCACCATCGTATCCAGCCTGTTCAGCGACCACCTCGTGCGCTCGCTGGGGCCGGGCCGGGTGACCGCTCTCAGCGTCGGCACGACCGCCGCCGCGCTGTTCGGGTTCGCCTCGTCGCGCACGTTCGCCTCGATCTGTTTCTGGGCCGTTCCCTACGGACTCGGCGCCGGGTCCGTGGATGCCGTGCTGAACAATTTCGTCGCTCTGCACTACGAGACCCGGCACATGAACTGGCTGCACTGCTTCTGGGGCGTCGGGGCGACGCTCGGCCCCTATGTCATGGGGCTCTGCCTGGCCCAGGGGCTGGGATGGCCGGGGGGCTACCACGCCGTGGGGCTCATTCAGGTCGCTCTGACCGCGCTCCTGGTCCTCTCGCTCCCCCTCTGGCGGAACGGCTCCGATGGCACGCCCCGCGTCCACGAGGACGACGCCGCTCCCCCCGCAGGCCTGCGAGACCTGTTCCGCCTCCCGGGGGCCCGGAGAGCCCTGGCCGCCTTCTTCTGCTACTGCTCGCTGGAGCATGTAACGGGACTGTGGGGCAGCAGCTACATGGTCATGGTCAAGGGACTGACCGCGGACCGCGCCGCATCGCTGATCGGACTCTTCTACTTCGGCATCACCGCCGGGCGCTTCGCAAGCGGGTTTCTGAGCACCCGTTTCGACGACCGCACCATGATTCGGATGGGGCAGGCGCTGGCCCTGACGGGAGTTCTCGTCCTGCCCCTCGCCGGGGGGCTTGTTCCGCTCCGTGTCGGGTTCGTCCTGATCGGGCTGGGATGCGCACCCATCTATCCCAGCCTGCTCCACCGGACCCCGGAGCGGTTCGGAGCGGTCGCCTCCCAGGCGATGATGGGGCTCCAGATGGCCTGCGCCTACCTCGGGAGCACGCTTTCCCCCGTTTTGACCGGATGGGTCGCGGGACGTTTCGG comes from the Fretibacterium sp. OH1220_COT-178 genome and includes:
- a CDS encoding GntR family transcriptional regulator encodes the protein MKDDCLASGVYARIKTDILSLVHPPGAILQERQLAEKFNVSRTPVREAIQRLSQEGWLTVNARRNIQVRDASTLNLRKLFLARRVLEDDAVDLAFAGGLDGTVVRRMRDLANAMHKARDDLFTFITTDQSFHSTFFAVSGNEYLQKFWRCVSEDMIWFGMLAMDEQRYDDVLDEHGAILGALEKRRKSAVKAAIRAHLDSTESILIGKLHDKECLRGVTSPPERER
- a CDS encoding DDE-type integrase/transposase/recombinase, with translation MLRQTDASKFEWFGKGKGYAALHAYIDDVTGWVVGAWFTKNESTAGYVAALSIGLERYGLPMEIYSDRHTIFRSPQKSSEEEGEERSLSNFGQGLKDFGIGQIFALTPKAKGRIERLWNTLQDRLTGDPRLLGIKDIDGANPLRGLRKVLPKLIAKHNEKFAVLPAEQETAYVKPVERIDVDFLCARRQTRKTDGGGSFSYGGRTYVPTTPEKRSFRKNAHPISELGETKATFSLNT
- a CDS encoding carbon-nitrogen family hydrolase; this translates as MKIRVGVLQFDIALGDRERNRATLRRWLSSALVPSELPTAVTVPEIWDVGYALDRAGQLADPEGAGAAEFLGSAAREYGVWFVGGSVLASTSEGFANRAQVIDPQGRLVAHYDKAHLIRLMDEDKYFVPGRTTCRFDLAGVRAGCVICYDIRFCEWVRLYALEGAEVLFVSAEWPASRIDHWEALLRARAIENQMFVVACNRCGTTDGTRFGGRSMILGPKGETLFRAGEGEEAGFVTIDTDEVARTRSFLTVFKDRAPEAYGALTTQKQEG
- a CDS encoding TRAP transporter substrate-binding protein, whose amino-acid sequence is MKKSTLAGFFVVMWAALLGSAAFAAPVNIKFAHSGSLEHQYNIGAEHFKKLVEEASGGEMQITIFPQGQLGGERELAESVRMGTVEIGAVAASNMAGFVPELQVFGIPFLFPGREQVYAALDGSIGSELAEYMLKKGFASLSFWEVGFRNMTNNVRPVKVPADMKDLKIRVQESKIWIEFMRRLGAVATPIPFGELYTALQQKVTDGEENPIATIYSMKFYEVQKYISMTGHTYEPALVIANAKWLEGLDPKHREILKDAAAKTAAYQRETLAQLEKERLEAIRKTGVEIEENPDKAAFAEVTKDLYKVVSDVVPEALVQRIRDEVAKAR
- a CDS encoding MBL fold metallo-hydrolase — translated: MTMVEFVKVLAAAGMVMALGGTAFAAEGYKGSIGKFEMPGLTVHAYNSAEGMLDGSVVFETEKELVLLEPQSMPESAKDLKRYINGLGKPLAAVIVSYHGAGLSHYKGIPIYASKAAVEFAKDGRAAALFENFAKGVPGFDSKVVVPDQSLEGPNASIGGIDFSLEYDDVPAPAPGMTIAVPSAKVVYLHMLGGDTHSILGSAGHIEAFAEALRKMKGKGYELILTSHHVPEKPEALDKKIAYLEKTKEILTASGTKEEFVAAMKKAFPDYRGEGYLEMSAANLYK
- a CDS encoding helix-turn-helix domain-containing protein; this encodes MKQKRAALSQKDIKRIKVLELVVNGMVTNQEAAESLKLCRRQIIRLGKKYLEQSETGIVHGNRGRHPLHRIGEHIRLKVLGLYRERKLFLQGTNLCPNHPWKRSFRKNDHPISGLGETKATFSLNTWR
- a CDS encoding MarR family winged helix-turn-helix transcriptional regulator; translation: MMRIGDDIAHNIALLRNGINTFLMARLTEEGVVGLAPSHGAVLVALYEGGAQPMKAVCDRVNRDKSTLTVLARKLESLGYIRREADKNDSRVTILCLTEKGIAFRALFERISEELRRTVWGDASEREKEAFCRQLSEMTKRIELAASGARAGADTP
- a CDS encoding DUF2848 family protein, which produces MKSVVLRKDGASHEIALTWDVCVAAGYTGRDQASVRAHVEELRKIGVPAPESVPSMYWVDPERVASSRLLWVVGGSTSGEGEVFLARCAGGNLHVTVASDHTDRSLETVSVAKAKQVCSKTVGSVCWRVDDVREHWDSIELRVWNDGKLYQEGALGKMLPPERLFELACGDAPMPGGRIALFSGTLPVLGEGLIYGSHYVLSLKDPVLEREIRHEYSVRVLPDRN
- a CDS encoding MFS transporter, yielding MVHLLLAVIYLSFIGLGLPDSLLGAAWPSMYEGLAVPVSCAGIVSMLISGCTIVSSLFSDHLVRSLGPGRVTALSVGTTAAALFGFASSRTFASICFWAVPYGLGAGSVDAVLNNFVALHYETRHMNWLHCFWGVGATLGPYVMGLCLAQGLGWPGGYHAVGLIQVALTALLVLSLPLWRNGSDGTPRVHEDDAAPPAGLRDLFRLPGARRALAAFFCYCSLEHVTGLWGSSYMVMVKGLTADRAASLIGLFYFGITAGRFASGFLSTRFDDRTMIRMGQALALTGVLVLPLAGGLVPLRVGFVLIGLGCAPIYPSLLHRTPERFGAVASQAMMGLQMACAYLGSTLSPVLTGWVAGRFGIAPYPFLLLAFALLMTGMTEGENRRTTVPRPLSTDTATNDRIGPGAS